CGAGTGGGGAGGAATCACGCGTGGAGCAAGCTCTCGCCATTGCCAAAGCGAATCTGTTGTCGCCATTGGTGTTGTTTTTTGTGCTGGGGATTTTGGCCGTGCTGGTCAACTCCGATCTGCGGGTCCCCGAAGCCCTGTACAACGGGTACACGATGATTATCCTGCTCACCATCGGGATCAAGGGCGGGGCGGAGTTGGCCCATGCGCCTTTGGGGACGGTCCTGCCCATCCTGGCGGCGGCCCTGGGCTTAAGCGCGTTGATGGTCGTGCTGGCGTATGCGGTCCTTCGGCGTCTCTACCGTTTTGGCCCCGACAACGCGGCGGCCATTGCCGCCCATTACGGTTCGGTGAGCGCCGTCACCTTTGCTGCGGCCACCAGCTTCCTGCAGGCACAGGGCATTGCCTACGAGCGCTACCTGTCCATCGTGCTGGCGGTATTGGAATCGCCCGCCATCCTGCTCGGCATCCTGTTGTACAAGTGGAGCACGCACAACGGGTCGGGAATCCGGTTGGGCGGGATCATCAAGGAGGCGGTG
This portion of the Calditerricola satsumensis genome encodes:
- a CDS encoding sodium-dependent bicarbonate transport family permease — translated: MEQALAIAKANLLSPLVLFFVLGILAVLVNSDLRVPEALYNGYTMIILLTIGIKGGAELAHAPLGTVLPILAAALGLSALMVVLAYAVLRRLYRFGPDNAAAIAAHYGSVSAVTFAAATSFLQAQGIAYERYLSIVLAVLESPAILLGILLYKWSTHNGSGIRLGGIIKEAVFGKSIFLLLGGIVIGMISNENGIQGIKPLFGDLFYGLLCIFLLHMGMVSCQNLRRLEGFHPLRFSFAFVFPVIGGTLGVFVGKMLGMSLGGATLLGVLTASASYIAAPAAISQAIPSANPGLYLSASIGFTLPFNLIVGIPTYFWMANVL